tgcatcaccagggatccttcaaaATGAATGGATAGACAGGTATAATAACTCAAACATTCCAAAGAGAGTTAAAACTGTTCAATATAAATACAGCCCAAGGCAGACTTCTTACATGATAAAAACCATGTAGATAATGCGgtttccaccacctgtctgtcagtttgtcatattgtgatagtttgtgtgttgccgtgatgctggaagctatgccaccggtatgtCACATACAAGAGGGTcacctggtggacaggtttcagcagatccttttctagcctaagacagactaggaagaaaggcctggtgatttacttgggaaaattagccaatgaagacTTTATGGATCACATCAGAATACTGTCCCAttccttgctttggacacatcactagGAGAGATCAgtcgctagaggaggacatcatgtttggtgaaatagaggggtCCGTGAGGGTATGAGAGGCCCTTggagagatggattggcacaatagccacagtaATGTATTCGAACAtgctggtgatggtgatggtgcaggactgggcaatgttttgtcctgCTGTACGTAAGGTCATCATGAGACAttgttgactggatggcagctaaaaaAAATGTGGTTTATTTAAATACATGTGAGGGGAGGTGACTTAATGATGGTGATAGTTTGCACTTGCAGAACTCTCACTCTGAGCTGGGCATTGTTCTCAGTGGGGAACAGACATTAACTTCTTTACAGTGTTTTACAGGGCAGGTTCCCAGCATTGTTTAGTGAGGGGGTGAGATGGGCCAGAGAAGTGTACCCCCTCTTAGCTTTGTGAACTTGGGCAACTAACCCTTTTTCATACTCTTGCTTCCTGCATATCATTTGTAGGTAGCAATTGTTTTTACCTTAAAGGATGTgacgagaattaaatgagatgtcACATGTAAAGTGTATGTACACAATAAAccagaccccatgtatgtcagagtagaagtgtgctccagagggttttcaatggttgatttttcagaggtagatggccaggctttcttcccatgCAGCTCTGtgtggactggaaccaccaacctttccgttagcaaccAACTTGTTAACTGCTTGAACCTCCCAGTACATAAATGTGAGTTCCTTTTGTTGTCATGGTTAAAAAAATGGTTGCCTCTGATAATTTTCGACCAGGggaaagtatctttttttttttcctaccagcaACTAGGCAATGGAATGTTTGTTGTCCCTTCAGGGCAATTCTCAGCTCTTGGGTTATATTCCTGGGCCTTCCTTCTAGACAATTCTCTCAgtttaagacacacacacacacacacgtaactCCAAACCTGTCTGGCACTAGGGCTCAGAGGCATCTTTCTAGCATCCTCTGATGAGCGTGAGGGGAGCTGTACCCTGCACACTTGGAGGAACCAAGGTCCCTGGTTTCAGTCGGGAAAAAAGAGGAGCGCAGAGAGAAATTGAGCAGGAACGGAACCGTGACAGAGGCTAGAAAGGGTCagcaagaaaagaaatattttgcAGCAAAACAGAATTCATTTCTGATGTGCGCCCTCCTTGCGCTCCTCACTCCTTGGGTGTAGGCTGAACGACCTGACTTCTCCGCATTAGCTGCGCTCGGCCAAGCCCGGCCCCGCGCTCTGAGCTCCGGGCTTGGGTACCGCGCTCCCCTTCCACCCACCCCAGGCCCCCGCCCGGCGATTGGCCCACTCGGCCCGGGGCCGCCGCTGATTGGCGTTCGCCGCCGGGGCTCCCGCGTTTAAAGAGGGGGCGGGGGCGCGCAGCCCAGCCTCGCCGCTGTCCCGGCGGATCGCCCGCAGCGCAGAGGGAGCTACGCTCGCAGCCGCCGGGCCCCACTGCCGCCTGGAACGTCCGCGCCCCGGGCCGTCGCCGGCTAGCGGCTCGCGTGTGCGGGAGGAGGACCAGGCAGGCGCCGTCCGGCCGGCGGCCCAGGCACAGCCAGTGAGGGACGAGGCGCCAAGACGGCCACCATGGTGGCCACGTGCCTGCAGGTGGTGGGCTTCGTCACGGGCTTCGTGGGCTGGATCGGCATCATCGTGACTACGTCCACCAATGACTGGGTGGTGACCTGCGGCTACACCATCCCCACCTGCCGCAAGCTGGACGAACTGGGCTCCAAGGGGCTGTGGGCTGACTGTGTCATGGCCACCGGGCTGTACCACTGCAAGCCCCTGGTGGACATCCTCATCCTGCCGGGTAAGGACCCCGGCCGGGCCGCGCCGTCCGTGCTGGCAAGCTGCTGCCCCCAAACCTTCATCCTCTGGGTGGacccggggtgggggtgggggtcatTGGACGGCTTTCACAGAAACGTGAAAACCCGCTCCAAGACATCTGGGCACATTTTTGACACCACCAGTCCCAAATTGTTGTAGAGGAATTAGGCAACCCTGAACTGAacttctctcagcctcagtttccttatctggaaTTTGGACTAATAGTAGTGGCCACTGGCAGGATCACCTTGAGAATGTAATGAGCTGAGACAGACATATAGTAGGACCTCCaaacccactaacccactgccgtcgagtcgattccgactcatacggaccctgttaggaaagagtagaactgccccatagagttcccaaggagcgcctggtggattcaaactgcacaccttttggttagcagccatcgctcttattaccactacgccagcagggtttccgcaGCAGCACCTCGATACAAGTTAATTAACGCCCCTACCCCATTTAGGGGGGACCCCGTTTATATACCGTCGATTGACTAGAAGGAGTTCAGTCTCCGGGCCCTGGCCTTCTCCCGCAGGCGGCTGCCAGTTAGATTTCACTCGCAGGGGTGAGGAGGAAAGAGTGACATGAAAGCATTTGAGGGATCCGAGCAGACGGAAGGTGAGTTTCCAGAGCCGGTGAAGCTAGACTAGGACCCTCCTAGCCCCGCCGGGACCGCTGCCAAGCGATTCACGTCCAAGGAAATCTCCAGGATGCCCAGTTTTGTAAACCGCAGGTTGGTTCAGGTATGCTCCGGAGCCTGTCTCATCCCCTCACCCCGAACCCCTTTCCCCCTGCTCTCCGCCCCAGGCTGTGGTGTTCACCTACCCGGGGGCTGCCTTgaccctcctcctcccctcctcccgccGCAGGGGTTGGATTGGGACGAGTGGGCGACGGGGAGAGAGAGTGCGTTGCCAAGAGTCGCCCCTCTGTCTCCCCGCTCCATCCCGCCACCCCCAGCTCTGTCTCGGAGTAGGTCGGTGGGGAGGGGAGAATCGATGCCGTCCGGGGTTCCTTCTCCTTCACTTGCTGACCTGTTGAAGAAATTCTCAGGAACAGTTTCACTGCAGATTTTAAACTGGAGTCCGTTGGGTGATGGGCGAGCTAGCGGGCGCCCCCTCAGGTTTTCTGCTCCGAATCTACCCTGGCCCCTGCGCGGTTGCCCTCGGTCCCGGGAGCCTTTGTGTCTCACGACTTGGAATCGTGCGCATTTAGCAGCATGTCCCCGTGTCCTTAAGGTGCTGTTCACCCTGTGCCCTTGCCGGGAAGAGACTTTTGCTGCCTGGAGACTCTGCTCCCTCTTTAAGCCTCCCTtcattgcacttttttttttttttttcattgcaccTTTTTTCTAGTGTTCCCAGGAGGAATCAATGCCCGTTCCTTGCTGCCTAGCGCTTGGCCCTTAGCCCCATCAGGGCACATTTCATCTGGAGTTTTGTTCTTTGTTCCTGGGTCAAGTTCTCCCACTGCATTTTTAAGCCCCTGGGAGATACGGGTGCATCCTGTTCTCTTGGCATCCTCTCCTGGACCGCTCAGTAGGTGCTCGGGGCATGCCAGTCCTGTGTTCACTCCCCTTTTCTGCATTTGAAGCTTTCAGAATGACTGAGGTTGGGGGAACTAGATCCAAACCCAGCTTTAGTTAATGCTGGTGCCCATAGACCTTGGTCAGACTCTCATAATCTGGGTGATTTGGGGCAAGTTACCTAACTTCTATGAACCCTAGCTGTCTTAAACATTAGAATCAAAACAACCTTCTATCTTACAGGGTTGTTttagggattaaatgagataagaaCTGTAACTCCCTGGATGTTCCATAAATGGTAGCTATAATTATTAAAGTACAGGAATGGTATTGTAGGAACCTTGATGGACCCATAAAATTactctctgcttctttcattCCAAAGTAAGTTTACTGAGCAGTCAGCACCAAGTGGTTTGTTTTCAGAGAACACAAAGTATACTCCAGAGTGGAGTACATTTTAGGAGGGGCCTAATCcttccagtggaaaccctggtggcatagtggttaagtgctacggccattaaccaagaggttggcagttcgaatccaccaggcgctccttggaagctctacagggcagttctactctgtcctatagagttgctatgagtcgaaatcgagtCAACGGcagtgttctgttttttttttttttaatccttccagCTTCTCCTCTCCCTCACACTTTGGGTGGGGATGGGGGCAGATCTCTGTCTTTATCTTCTGATTTCCAAACATGCCCTTGGCACCATAGCGCATGGACAGCCTGTGCCATGCATTTCCGAGCAACCGTTGCTAGTTGACTGCCTCCTTTGTGCTGCCCCTGCTCTTCTAGAAGCTGCTGGGCTAGAGGGCTATGGTCAGGCCTCAGGCTTCCTGTGGCTCTTCTCTAGGAATCTTCAAGTCAGTAGGTACTTGATTATCTTTAATTCTGAAGAAGCCAAGATGGAAGGTTTTTGGAAGAGGGAGGGCCCTGAGGAGTCTATTTGAATTCTGGTGAAATGTATCTTATTAAAAGATGGTGTTGAAGTTGGGTCTTGGTGCACAAGGCAGGATGGTCTAATGAGGGGTCCTGTTGTGTGATGCAGAAGTGGGCTGTTTTCCAGGCTTTGCCATGAACTCTGCCTCGCCCAGGCCACTAGCTCTCGTTTCCTCTGAGCAAAAAAGGGAGAGTAATAGAGGcaaacatttttttgttgttgttgagagtgaGTGTTTTAATGAGAAACAATAAATTTGAAAGTGACACAATACATGAAAGCTGTGATATTCTGCAAGTATCTTTTCAGATTTATTCTACGTATACCTTGCACGTATTATAATCTGTTTCTTAATAAAGTTGATATTTGGCATTTGATATGGCAGTATAAATGTCAAAGTAGTTTTGCTTCATTCTTTTATTATTCAACTTATATATTCCTTCATTTAGAATTGCTTCTTTACAGTCTCTGTTGTGGGGACTGTGTTAActctgtgaagacagaggcaggtgTCTGCCTCCCAGGCCTCTGGGGCCTGGAGAGATGCTGGCTAAGCAGCCATAGTGCAGTGCAAGGAGGACCCTGGGAAAGCATGCGCAGGGCCTTGTGGGGCGGCAGGAGATGGAGCCTGAGTTTCTATAGGTGGCAGGCCAGGATTCACAAGGACAGCAGCCTCTAGGGGGGTATCAAAGAGAGGAAGTCTGAATCTTAGCTTAAGCTAGTTTAGGGCCACAAACTAGTCATACACATGGTTAGGGACCAAAATCACCAAGTACACCTGGAGATGAAAATGCTGCACTGACACAGAGTAATCACACTAGTAGTAATAGCTAAGGGGGGCAGTGggggtttggtggtagaattcttgccttccacatgggagacccaggtttgattccagccagtgcacctctacgcagccactacctgtcagtcagtggaggcttgcatgtggctttcatgctgaacaggttttagcagagcttccagactaaaacagactaggaagaaaggcctgattatctacttctgaaaatcagtcagtgaaaaccctatgggtcacaaggGTTCAATCTGCAATAGATCATAAAACTGGCACAGTGGTTTGTTCCATTGTGCTTAGGGCtgccacggcagctaacaacgataATTAACCCATTTTGAGTACTTAGCATGAGGTAgggcactattctaagcactgCATGAATTAACTAATTTAATATTCAGTAGAATTTTATTAGATGTAGGTGCTATTATAATTGACACTCTGTAGGTGAGGAAAGTAAGACACAGCCattcagtaacttgcccaaggtcacacaggtagagCATAGAAATAGACTGGAACCATCACAGTAGGCTTCCTGGAAGATTTGAGTTTTAATCTGAAACTTTTCCAGGTGATGTAATGATGTAAATAGGCTCTTCATCCTGGAAGTTTGGCCAGGTGGTCTAAGCCAGGGATCCACATTCAGTCTCTCTGGCCCTCAACcccctttttttggttgttgagtcAATTTAAAATTGAACTACACTTAAAAAGTTGTAGTAATCTTAGACAATATTTAGCACATTCTAAGTCCTGGATTGGAGCTAGAGAGTGGAAGGGAAGAGGTGCTGAATTCTCGTAAGACAGGGTTCAGGAACCAAGAGGACCATGGCCTAACCCACCCTTGTCTGCTCTCTTGTTCTCAGGCTACGTGCAGGCTTGCCGAGCCTTGATGATTGCAGCATCCGTCCTGGGTCTCCCAGCCATTCTCCTGCTACTGACGGTTCTCCCCTTCATCCGAATGGGCCGCGAGCCTGGCGTGGCCAAGTACAGGCGGGCCCAGCTGGCTGGCGTCTTGCTCATTCTGCTGGGTAAGACAGCCTTCTATACCACACCCCAACTCTGAGTGAACCTGATGCACCTTGAAACTTGTGCTTGCTGCTTTATCAAGTTCAACAGACATGTGAAAGGAAGCCAAGTGAATCTTCTGGGAAATACACTCCCACAAGCCGTATCCCTTTAGCTCTTTGGGGCTTTCACTTTCTAGCTGATATGTTTCCTGGGCAATTTACACAGAGGAACAGGTCATGTCTGTGTGAGTCACTGAACATGGAAATAAATAACagcacaaaaaggaaaagaggattTTCAGGGCAGGAAATATCTAAGAGAGGGACCAGAAAGAAGAGAGTTAACACAGTGGCACTTTGCCCATGCTGCATAATGGGATCCTTTTTTGAAAACACCTATGCCTAGGCCCCAGGCCAGACCAACTGAGTCAGAATTTCAGGGAATTGGGCCaggcagatatttttaaaaaagattttttttcaaaaaagctcctcaggtgattcttgtaCGCAGCCAGGAGGGACAGCCTCAGTAAGTGTACAGAAGGAATAAAGAAAGAGGAGGGCAAGAGAAAAGTAGGAGTTGAGAGTGATGATTCAGTCCTTCATTCAGTAAGCAAtcattgagcacctgctgtgtgccagaaaCCACGGTAGTCATTGGGGATAGTGGAAAGAAAAAGCAGTCTTTCCCTGAGTATAGTTGTGTATCTCGATAGAGTGTGGTGTGAGCACATCTGAAGGGATTTCTTAGAGCAGAGGACCCTAGTGATGAGGCTTGAGGGTTGAACACAAGGTAGTCAGGACATAGACTAGAGGGAAATGGCATGGACTTGTTCACTTTGGCTTACGCTTATTATGCCTGCACGTATAGGGCTCACTTTAACAACCTATGGTCCTTCCAGCTCTGCTCTCTGCAGTGAttcattttttcacattttttttttcaatgctaaTTCCattagctggagccctggtggcacagtggttaagagttcaggctgctaaccaaaaggtcagcagtttgaatccaccagtcaccccttggaagccttatggggcagttctactttgccctatagggtcactaggagttggagtcgacttgacggcaatgggaatGGGTAAGTCAATTAGCGTGTCCCAAATCCTAATAGAGGATTAAGAACAGCAGCTCTTGTTGCAAAGCACACACATCGTTGAGGAGAAACTGGTCCGGGTATGGGTTAGACATAAACGTTCTTCTGGGACAAGGACTCCGCATCTCCTAACTGGTGTATCAGTCCATGTGCTTGAGAGGTGAGGGAAGTGGTCAGGGTTCTGTGGGAGTGGATGTTACTTAGTGACTGTCTACTCCCACCTGGAGTCTCCTCAGTTGTCTCCAAGGCCTTACCCACAGTGCCACCAGTGAGGTAAGGGGCCTTGGGTAGTAGGCACGGCATTTCCAAAGGTTGCAGAAGGATAGAGGTTTGCACGGTCTTGCAAAGTCATGGAGAATTCGGAATTCACACACCACTCAGATATCCAGAGAAGAATCTGGGCATGGAAATTTTGATTCCAGCCACAAAGAATTTCTTTGTGAGTGCCACGTGGAACACACAACCAGCATTATATGCTTCATCTAATGCACAGAGGTGGCCCCTCTCAGAGTGCTGTCTAATGTTCAGATGTTTGCATCTGGACTCCCTTTCCAAGTGGTAAACCAATCAAAGCTGTACAAGCAAACTGAATTTTCAGGATCCAGGTGAAATCCTTCTCATTCTAGACATTTGCTGCTGTTTATTACTTTCCTCACATTCTCACAGAAGCCCCAgaaggctctctttggctctaAGGATGGATGACAGAGCCAAAGAAGTAACTGTTAGAGTTAGAAGCCAATTATGGGTCTGATGTGTGAGGTGTTCGTCTTTAGGAATTTTGGCCCTCCATATGAGTCACAGAGTATCCACAGGTATGAGAATACTTagaggaaaaaaaccaaaaaaacccatggaAAAGAGAGGAACGAGAGCAAACACACATATAGACaaactggcttaaaaaaaaaaaaaaacttaaaaacaacTGAACTGTCCAGGTGAACAagaagatttattaaaaaaaaaaaaaaatcaacgtcTAGTTTTTTGAAACTTCCTAGCTGAATTAAATAAAGTTTttcattatctttttaaaatgtgttgGTATATGCAGAGAGAAtcatagatgaggaaagtgaagtgGGGCTGGGTAGTGGATGTGAGTCCCTCAGTTcctgtttgcttgtctgtagtgaAACTTTGTAGGGGGTAGGAGGAACACTGAGGGGTCTGATCACACCCAGGGAGGCTGCACCATTCCGGCCCCCTCACCATTCTGACGGGTGTGGGGACAGCTCTGTCCTCTCACAGTCTTGCATTTCTGTTAGTATTGCCTCTGCCTCCACTTTTTGCTTCAGTCCTGATTTATTTCTCAGTGGGTCACCAATTTACTTGCCTTTGGGCTGGATGTTGTTTTGACTGGAACGAGCTAGCTCTGGAAATGTAAAGCTCATTGTCTCAAGTATGGCACCTGCTGGTCTCCTCGAGGTCCTCTCACAACGGAGCCCCAAGTGCCCTGTTTGCCCCTGTTGGCAGTGGGTGGGAGGAGCAAGAGAGAGTGAAGGCTCCCTTTGTGTCTTTCTGGGTTGGCTTCTGTCACTCCCCCAGGAGAAGCCAGTGCTCGGCTCGTGCTGGGCCCTAAGGGTCAACAGATGGTGTTTCAGCTGAGGTGTGGTTGCTGTGCAAACGGGACAGGGCCACACAGGGGTGTGGGGGCCTAGGGACTGGAAACAATGTCACCGTTAGTCCTGGTATGGAAACTATGAGTGCTATTAATTAAAACCGGTGCTTCCTGACCCTGACAATCTGTAATTATTTTTCTGAAAACTTAAATGTTATGTCTGTTGTACAACAAGCGAGTTCTTTATCTTCTCAGCAGTTGAAGTT
The sequence above is drawn from the Loxodonta africana isolate mLoxAfr1 chromosome 23, mLoxAfr1.hap2, whole genome shotgun sequence genome and encodes:
- the CLDN11 gene encoding claudin-11; protein product: MVATCLQVVGFVTGFVGWIGIIVTTSTNDWVVTCGYTIPTCRKLDELGSKGLWADCVMATGLYHCKPLVDILILPGYVQACRALMIAASVLGLPAILLLLTVLPFIRMGREPGVAKYRRAQLAGVLLILLALCAMVATIWFPVCAHRETTIVSFGYSLYAGWIGALLCLVGGCVILCCAGDAQSFGENRFYYSSGSSSPTHAKSAHV